The sequence TTAATGATTATATTTATCCCTGAACAGAGCCATTGCCAATAGGCCTGCACGAGAGCCAATGGGCGCCACTTACTCAAAGGCAAGGCCAGATACTTAGCCGCCCAGAGTACGCCCACGCCATCCGGCAGAGCTAAATCGGCGGCATTAACCACATCGCGAAAATCGGTATCTGTTTGCGATTGCATCACAAATTCCGGATTCGGCGTCACAATATAATGACTCCGGCCATCATTAGCCAGCTGTACAATATAATCCAACGCTTCCACGGCAGTGAAAGTATCTATTTTGATACCCAAAATGTCTATAATTTTCCGCATGCCTTCAGTTCTTCTTTGATTAATTTTATCATTCCGGCTTTAAATTTGTCTTTGCTAAATTTTTGGGCCTGTGCCGAAATTATCTTAGCATCAAACGTATCCTCTGTGGCTATAAACCGCCGCACAGCCTCTATTAACGCTGGTACCGTCGGTTGATCAAAAAACAGACCAGTGGTTCCGTCGACGATGCTTTCTAAGGTACCTCCCTTGCGATAAGCAATTACTGGCTTGCCCGCCGCCATCGCTTCTACCGGCACCATGCCGAAATCTTCTTCACCGGGGAAAATCAAAGCTCGGCAATTTTTCATATATTCTATTTTATTAGCATCCGATTGCCACCCCATAAAATCTATATTAAAACTGGCCAGCTTTTGCAAGCGGACCCTATCTTCACCGGCGCCAATAATTACTAAGGGCAGTCGCAGATCGTTAAAAGCTTTAATGGCCAAATCGTTTCGTTTATAGGCAGTTAATCGGGAAACAATCAGAAAATAATCAGCATGGCCCGATTTGGGCTGGATCGCTTCTACATCGATGGGCGGATAAATCACCGCGGCGGGCTGGCGATAATATTTTTCAATCCGATTTTTGACATACTGTGAATTGGCTACGTATTTTGTGACTCGGCCAGAACTTAATTTATTCCAAATTCGCAAATTATGCAGTAAATTATTCAACACCCACTTACCAAATCGACCTAAACGTTGTTCGGCAATATAAGTATGATAGGCGTCCCAAAGATAGCGCGCCGGCGAATGGCAATAAGAGATATGGATGGTTTGGGGAGGCGTAATAATGCCGCCGGCAAACGAATTATTGCTGGATATTACTAAATCATAGCCGGTAAAATCAAAACTTTCGATGGCCTGAGCCATAAATGGAAATAAAAATTTTTCAGGGATATGTAAAACTTGCTGCCACCGTTGCAGATAAGACACAATAATTTTTTTATGCGGGAACAGATTATCTACTCTTCGGTTATATAGCAGAGTATAAATAGGCGCTCCCGGAAAAATCTCGCAAAGGGCTTGAGTAACTTTTTCCGCCCCACCAGCTTTAGTCAAAAAATCATGAACAATCGCTACTTTTAGTCCGGCTAGTTCTTTTACAGTTTGTTCCATAGCTCAATCATTTTTTGGGCAGATTTATCCCAATTAAATTCCGCTAGGCGCAGTTTACCTTTAGCGATTAATGCCTGGCGCAAGTCCGTGTCGATATACAAATCTGCCAGGCCTTGCCGGATAGCTTTGATATTTTGTGGATCAACTAATAACGCGGCTTTCTCGGCTATTTCCGCGGTAGCACCGGTATTAGAAGTCAGCACAGGCACCTGGCTGGCCCAGCCTTCTAAAATCGGGAGGCCGAAACCTTCATAACGCGAAACTAGTGCCACGCCCAAGGCATGCGCATAGAGAGAGGGCAGATGATCGGTGGCCATAAAATTCAAACAGATTACCTGATGCTCTAAATGCAGACTCTTAATCAATTTTTTAATTTTAATATAACCGTAGCCAGGTTTTCCCACTAACACCAACTGGACCTCAGTATGTTCACGGCTAAATTCGGCAAAAGCTCGGAGCAAATTAGGTAGATTCTTTTTTAATTCTATCCGACCGACGTACAAAAAATATTTGCCTAGCGCTGGGTAGGTAGCTGAAAAATTAAATTCCTTTTGTGTAAAATCTGAACGCAAAGCATGATAAACAACTTCGATATTTTCACCGGGAACGTGGAAATACCGTTTCAAATCTTTTTTGGTTTGCTGGCTGACTGCCACTAATTTGCTGGCTCGGCGGACGGCCTTGCGCACTGCCAAATTCGATAACCAATAATCCTTCCAGGCATAAACTTCCGGGAAAATTTTAAAAGCAATGTCATGAACAGTGGCTACGGACTTTGCGGGCAAAAAATTAGGCAGCATATGGCTGGGAGACCAAAAAATATCCGGGGGGTTTTTGCGCAAGGCTTGGCTTAGGTAACGCTGAGTCCAAAGTCTTTTGCCCGGCACTACTATATTTTTTATCCGTTCATCCCAGAGTAAGTTTTGATCTAGGGGAGTTGCCGAATAAAGCCAATATTGATTTATAGGATCATTACGCAAAATGGCTTGGATTAGATCCTGCGTTGCCACTTCGACGCCGGTTTTATTATGAAATGCTAATTTGGACGCATCAATTCCGATAATCATTCTATGCTTTCCTTTCTATGTGCGCCCCTAAGGCGCTAAGTTTTTTTTCAATTTCTTCATATCCCCGATCAATCATTTCTGCGTTCGTGATAATACTGGTGCCTTGAGCTGTTAAAGCTGCCAATATCAGAGTGGCTCCCGCCCGGATATCCAAACTGTCAATTTCCCTGCCAAATAACGGCGTTGGACCAAACACCACCGCCTCGTGAGGATTAAGAATCTGGGCGCTGGCTCCCATTTTGGCTAATTCCTGGAAATAATTTAACCGACCTTCGTACATAGTTTCATAAATTTTACTGTTGCCGATGGCCTGAGTCAGCAGAACCGCGAACGGAGCTTGCAGATCAGTCGGAAAACCGGGATAAATATCCGTCCGAATATCGACTGCCCGCAGTTGAGTGGTTCGAGAAATCTTGGCTTGCATATTTGGCAACAGTTGAATCTTAACATTGGCTGCTAAAAGCTTATTAGTAAACAGCTCCAGATGATCCTGATTATAACCGTCTATCAAGACTTCCCCGTGCATCACGGCGGCGGCGATGGCAAAAGTCCCGGCTTCAATCCGATCAGGGATAATAGTGACTTCTGCTCCATGCAGCTTCTCTACTCCCTCGATAATCAAGTTATGGGTGCCTATCCCGCTAATTTTCGCTCCCATTTGATTGAGGCTAGTAATGAGATTGCCGATCTCCGGTTCGGCGGCGGCTAGATGAATCTCGGTTTTACCTGGGGTAAGCACTGCCGCCATAATGGCGTTTTCGGTAGCAGTCACGCTCATTTCATCCAACACAATTTTAGCTTCCCGGAGTCCTTGGGCAGCCTCTACGTAATAGAATTGTTCGTCAGATCTCACGCTCGCTCCCAGAGATTCGAAGGCTCTTAAGTGAGTATTAATCGGCCGGGCTCCAATATGACACCCTCCCGGATGGGTAGCTTTAACCTGATGAAATCTAGCCAACAGAGGTCCTAAGATTAACACGGAAGCCCTAATCCGTTTTACCTTTACAAAATCAGGGTCGCGACCGTCAACTTTACTGCTATCAATAATTACCTTATGATTGGAGAAGTCGATTACAGTACAGCCCAAACTTTCTAAGACTTCTAGCATCGTCCGAATGTCTTGAATATGCGGCACATTATTTATTACTAAGGTGTCCGTAATCAACAGGGCTGATGCTAAAATAGGCAGAGCAGCATTTTTGGCTCCGCTCACCTTAACCACTCCTTCCAGAGCTGTTCCCCCGGTGATAATAAATTGACTCATAAGTTAACGAGTTAGTAGTTCTATCTTACCAGCAAAACCTGAGAGAGAAAATGCGTCGTAATTGGTCAACTATATTTAGTTATGCCTCGGCAGTTCTGGTATTTTTTATAGCTGCCAGTTGGGCTATTTTATATGCCACGGGCTATAAAATCGATTGGCAAGACTGGTCCCTAAAAAAGATCGGGTTTATTTTAATCGAAACTTACCCGAAAGGGGCTAGCATTAAATTGGCTGGCAAATCAATCGACAAAGTCACTCCCACTACCATCAAAAGGCTACTGCCGAAAACTTACCAAATTGAGTTGACTAAAGATACTTACCGTCCCTGGACAGGAGATGTCGTGGTAGAATCAGGCCTAGTCGCAGAACAACGCAACATCTTGCTTACTCTGCAAGATTTACCAACTACTGTTTTATGGGAACATCCGATCGATCGGTTAATGGCTAACGGAGATAATTCCCGCCTAGCCCTGGTAGTTAAAAACGAACTTTGGCTATGGGACGTCAAAAATAAAAAGGATGCTCTTATTCTTAGTCCTACCTTATTGAGTCAGCAAATCAAAGACCGCAATATTACTGATATTACTAAGGGTAGTTTGGTCCCGATCAGCTTTGCTCCCGATAACAAAACTTTACTAGTTCAATCGCGCGGAGCCCGAAATTATTATTGGTTGTCGGTTGATTCGGATAATGGTCGGATTACCTGGTTAGCGAGCGGCAAAAATATTACTAATTGGAAGTGGATCAATAATACCGAGCTGGGTTTTCTGCAAAATAATCAGCTGAATTTAATTATTACTTCCTCGAAACAAATCAAAACGCTAGCCACTAATATAATTGATTACGGATTGATTGACGGCAATCTTTACGCCGTCAATAAAAACAAAGCTGGCAAATTTACTTTAGTCAAAGTTGATCGCGGCGGCTTTATCCCCTCTGAAGAGATCAGCGAGCTTCGGCCTGCTTCTAATTATTATCTGGGTAAAATCAAGAATAATTGGCTGGTCATTGCGACTACCGGTAACCTATCAACCATCTTGCTCAGCGACAAGTCTAGCGATGGTCTGGTCTGGCAAACTTTAGCCGACAAGGTTACCGGTAAAGTTTTATGGGACGATACCTATCTTATTTTCGCCCAAGACGGCAAACTTACAACTCTGGAGTGGAAGGATGTAACTAAACCTAAAATCATCGCCGACCATTTTAAGGGAGATTTAGTGCATTTTAGTTTTGACACTATTTTATATTGGGATATTCAAAAACTCCACAGTATAGACCTGACTGGGCAGAATAATTACGATTTATTATCCTTGAGCTCCGCTGACGAATTTGCCATCGTGGAACCTCAGATGAGCAAGTGGTTATTACTAGACACTAAAACAAGGTATCTTTCTGAAGTTACCCTCCGAGAAAAACAAAATTCATTAATTAATTTCTAGCCAGGTCGACAGGTATCAAAAAGCCATCCGGTGTTTAGCCGGATGGCATATTTTCTGATCGATATTTAGGATACTTACCCTTCTTTAGAGGAAAGGTGATCCTCTGGCTTCCAGTCTTTAGTGTGAGTCAGCTCCTGCCAATACGCTGGGGGAACAATAACCCACACTCCGCTCAAGAAAACTGCAACCGAATAATTTGCCGACACATTGGAGCGTTGATTAATCCGCATAAATTCGGCTTCAGCTTTAACGATCGCGTCTGCCAAATTACCCGTGTAGAGAAATGTCACATCTTCCTCTCCATGGTCGCTCCACATCGACATTAACCCCACTTTGTACCGTGCTCGATTCATATCGAACTTCTTCAGATTTGTGGTTGCTTCAATCAAGTGATCGATGTATTTTTCGGTGTCTTTGATTTGCTTACGAGCTGCTTTGAGCTTTCTTCTCAACAATACAGCTAGCTCCTTCTTTAGTGACAAGGTTCATCACCTCCAGTATTAGATCCATCCGTGTGATAACGCTATATAATACCACAAACCAAACATAGCCACTTTTGCTTTTGTTATAAAACAACATGCGGACAATTTGACTCATTATTACAGCGGTAAGAAAACTGGGATCTTGGGAATATCGGCGAATTCGCTGAGTTTGCTGGTGTCGGCGGGCGGTGCCGAGATTAAATCGGCTCGGACAATCAGTCTTTTTAAATTTGTTCCTACCGGTGTACAAGTCATTAAAGAAAGCGTGGCTGTGGCAGTAGGATTTAACACTTCCGTCTGACTAGGCAAAACCACGATGCTATCACGGACTTTATAAACATACTCGTTCCCGCCGTAATGGATGTATATTAAATCATTGACAGTTAATTTGTCCAAGAGAGTGAATACGCGATTATACTGTCCGCCGCTCCACCAATAATAAGAGCTGTGTCCGGTAATAAATACATTACCTGCCTTACCGGGTAGGGCTGTGCCTGGATAATGGGCTACGCCGTTTTTAATCGCCTCTAAAATAACTTGGTTGTCAGCCGTGGCCGGAAACACAATCGGAGCGTCTACGTTAATTTTAGGAATTATAACTTTGTTTTCCGTAATAGCTGGCTTGGGTTGGGTTTCTATCGTCGGAGCGATAGTTTTGTAGTCAGGAGCCGCCACCGGTAAACCTAAGTTGCTGTTTTTTTGTTGAATGCTGGGAGAAAAAAAGTAATAACTGATCTTGGAATAGACAGTTGGCCCCATCACTACTAACGACGAGATGGTAAAGAAAAATACAAACAAGCCGATAAACTTGATCGCTTCGCCTAAAAAGCGGACAAATTTACTTTTGTGTCTAGTCTTTGGCATAACTAAATGCCCTGACTCAACTGGAATGTGATAAGGTTGATCCATTTAAATAGTTGGGCAGCCACTAGCTTTAGCCAAATCTGGCAAAGTCATCACTCCTGGCACAATCGTTCCGTCCGGAAAGCCCCAGCTGGGATATAATTCTATACCCGCAGCTTTACAGGCTTCAGTTTGACTATTGCCATCAGGACTAGAACATTCCACGTAATTTAATAAACTAACTGCTTCGCCAAACATATCTTTTTGTTCCTTGCAATGGCCGCACCAATATGCCCCATATAACTTAAACCCTTTGTCTGTTAAACATTGCGCTAAAGCCTTAGTATCCCCTGTGGAAATGTCCGAAGTGGAGTTGGTTGGTTCCGAATTAACGCCCACATTTTTATTGATTCCGTAAATACCTAGCCAAACCATAATTAAAACTATCAAAGCAACGCTTAACCAGGATGATCTGACGATGTTCATATTTTGCAATTAGTAAATAGTATTATCATCTTACGCTAATCCGTATGGTGGCCAAGGTGGGAGTTGAACCCACACACCTTTTGGGTACACGATTTTGAGTCGTGCGCGTCTGCCAGTTCCGCCACTTGGCCTTGTTTAGATGTTAACAAAATTTTGAGTCGTGCGCGCCTGCCTGCCGGTAGGCAGGTCTGCCAGTTCCGCCACTTGGCCTTATCTGTCGTCATTCCCGCGCACCCTGCCTACCGGCAGGCAGGGGCGGGAATCCAGACAAAAACAGAAAAAAGAAAAATGTTTTTTGTTTATTTTTCTGTCTGGATTATCGGGTCAAGCCCGATAATGACAACGTATTACTTAATAGGAAACTTTTTGCACAACTTTTTAATTTCTCCGGAAACCTGTTTTAATACTACCTTATCGGCAGGATTTTTAACAACTAGAGCAATCAATTTAGCTAATTGTTTCATTTCCGGTTCTTTCATTCCGCGCGTAGTCGTCGCCGGAGTGCCTAAGCGAATACCCGAAGGATCCAGAGGCTTCCTAGGATCGCCGGGAATCATATTTTTATTAAGAATAATACCGCATTTTTCTAGCGCTTGCTCGGCCTCTCTACCAGTGATTTTCAGAGACGATAAATCGGCTAACATTAAATGCGTATCCGTACCGCCAGTACAAATTTTTACATCCTCTTTCTGTAAAGCCGCCGCTAAGGCTTGGGCATTTTTTACTACCTGTTGAATATATTTCTTAAAAGCTGGGGCCTGGGCTATTTGCAGGCAAATCGCCATAGCGGCAATGGTATTTTCGTGCGGACCGCCTTGTAGTCCCGGGAAGACTGCTCTATCAATTTCTTCAGCCAATTCTTTTTTACAAAGAATGATCGCCCCCCGCGGACCCCGCAGAGTTTTGTGGGTAGTCGTGGTCACTACATCGCAATATTTAATCGGACTCTGGTGCTCTCCGGTTGCCACCAATCCAGCAATATGTGAAATGTCAGCCATAAAATATGCGTTTACTTCTTTGGCGATGGCAGCAAACTTGGCAAAATCAATTTTCCGGGAATAAGCCGTCGCCCCACAGACAATTAATTTAGGTTTAAAAATTCTGGCTAACTTTCTAATCTCGGTGTAATCTAGTAAACCGGTTTTCGGGTCCACTCCATATTGCACTACCTTGTAAACTTTACTCACCCAACTGACTTTATGACCGAAGGATAGATGTCCGCCATGCGGCAAACTCAAACTCATTAAAGTATCATTAGGATTGAGTAAGGCCGCATAAACCGCTAGATTGGCCGGGGTGCCGGAATAGGGCTGCACATTGGCATGCTCGGCGCCAAATAACTTCTTAGCAGCCTGGATGGCTTCATTTTCGATTGTGTCGATCGTTTCATTCCCGCCATAATAACGCTTGCCTGGATAACCTTCGGCATATTTATTCATCAAAACTGATCCCACCGCCTCGCGAATTTCTTTGGGAACATAATTCTCCGAAGCAATCAAGCTAAGCGTGTTTTGCTGGCGCCGAGCTTCTTGTTTGATCAATTTTTCTATCATCGCGGCATAATTTTATTACTGGTCAAATCGATAATGGTTGAGGCGGGTTTACGCAACAACACTCCCGCATCTACAATTAAATCAATCATTTGCGCCCGCGCACCTAATTGTCTTAATAATTCATAAACAGAATAGGCCGGCGGATAACCGCTTAAATTAGCGGAAGTAGTGATGATCGGTTCAATTACATTATGCATAAGTTCCTCAGTGAACCAAAATTTCGGCCACCGCATACCCACCAGATTGTTATTACTCACCCATTCCCGCACTAATGGTTTTTTAGCGACTAAAACCGTATAAGGCCCGGGCAAATATCGGTGAACTGTAGCTGTCATATATCCATAACGATTGGCCATCGCCATGTCTCGCACTAAAATAGACAATGATTTATCGTGATAGCGGCCCTTGATGTATTTGATCTTTTCTACGGCCTTTTGGCAGCTAATTATGGCTCCCAGGCCGTATACTGTATCCGAAGGGTAAACTACTACTCCGCCCGCCGCCAAGACCTGGCCGATCCGGGCCATTGCTCCTCTCGATACATTCCCACATGTGAGCTTGATCACTTCCATACTGCTTAATTATACTAAAGTTACTACTCCTATAGATCTTGATGACTAAATACGCTTTTCTCTTCGGCAATCATCCCACTTTGAGCCTCGCTGAGCTCTTGAGTTTTTTGACCAACCATAAAATTATTTTTGGCAAATATCAATTGCTCAACGATATTTTAATAATCGACATCCAGCGCTCGCCGAGCAATATTGCTCAGCTCCATCATCAGCTAGGCGGTATTATTAAAGTTCTTTTAATTAAAGCAGAGTTCCGCGGCAAAATTTTTGAACTGGAAAAAATTCTTACTCCCGAAAAATTGATTAAAGAATTTTTTGCCCAAAAAGATAAAAAAATTAATTTCGGCATCAGTGTCTATTCCGAGCCTGATCCAACCTATGCTGAATTAAATTGGTTGAATAATTTTGCTTACAATATTAAGCGTAAACTCAAAGATACTTATAGCATCCGTTACGTGGAAGATCGGTCCATGAGGCTCAGCAGCGTCCAAGTCGAACGCAATCAACTGATCGATACCGGAGCCGAAATCGCCTTGATCCGCAATAATGATACTTATTTAGTCGGTCGGACATTAAGCGTCCAGGATTACCAGGCTTACTCAGAACGCGATTGGGATAAACCCTCGCCCGATGCTAAATCCGGCATGTTGCCCCCCAAGCTCGCCCAGATGTTACTTAATCTGACGCGCAGTAATCGCACACAGACTATTTATGATCCGTTCTGCGGCAGCGGAGTCGTATTGCAAGAAGCAGCTTTACTGGGATTAGATGTTTACGGATCGGATATTTCTGAAGATGCCGTCAAAAACACAATTAACAATCTGGATTGGTTTTTAAAATTGAAAAAGCTGCCAAAAATAAACTTACAAACTCATATTAAAGAAGCTGATGCTACTCACATTAAATGGGAACGCTTAAACACGACGGAAACAGCCATTATTACAGAGCCTTATCTCGGTCCGCCTTTAAAACGGATTTTATTTGGGCGCGATGCCGAACAAATTAGCCGAGATCTCGGCCAGCTGTATTATCAATTTTTCGTTAATCTTAAGAAAAATTTCAGTTCGATAAAACGGATCGGGATGGTTTTTCCTATTTTCAAAACTCGGGATGGTCTGCGGTATGTGGAAATTCTGGACGAAA is a genomic window of Patescibacteria group bacterium containing:
- the murA gene encoding UDP-N-acetylglucosamine 1-carboxyvinyltransferase, with the protein product MSQFIITGGTALEGVVKVSGAKNAALPILASALLITDTLVINNVPHIQDIRTMLEVLESLGCTVIDFSNHKVIIDSSKVDGRDPDFVKVKRIRASVLILGPLLARFHQVKATHPGGCHIGARPINTHLRAFESLGASVRSDEQFYYVEAAQGLREAKIVLDEMSVTATENAIMAAVLTPGKTEIHLAAAEPEIGNLITSLNQMGAKISGIGTHNLIIEGVEKLHGAEVTIIPDRIEAGTFAIAAAVMHGEVLIDGYNQDHLELFTNKLLAANVKIQLLPNMQAKISRTTQLRAVDIRTDIYPGFPTDLQAPFAVLLTQAIGNSKIYETMYEGRLNYFQELAKMGASAQILNPHEAVVFGPTPLFGREIDSLDIRAGATLILAALTAQGTSIITNAEMIDRGYEEIEKKLSALGAHIERKA
- a CDS encoding glycosyltransferase family 1 protein, producing the protein MIIGIDASKLAFHNKTGVEVATQDLIQAILRNDPINQYWLYSATPLDQNLLWDERIKNIVVPGKRLWTQRYLSQALRKNPPDIFWSPSHMLPNFLPAKSVATVHDIAFKIFPEVYAWKDYWLSNLAVRKAVRRASKLVAVSQQTKKDLKRYFHVPGENIEVVYHALRSDFTQKEFNFSATYPALGKYFLYVGRIELKKNLPNLLRAFAEFSREHTEVQLVLVGKPGYGYIKIKKLIKSLHLEHQVICLNFMATDHLPSLYAHALGVALVSRYEGFGLPILEGWASQVPVLTSNTGATAEIAEKAALLVDPQNIKAIRQGLADLYIDTDLRQALIAKGKLRLAEFNWDKSAQKMIELWNKL
- a CDS encoding L-threonylcarbamoyladenylate synthase; the encoded protein is MEVIKLTCGNVSRGAMARIGQVLAAGGVVVYPSDTVYGLGAIISCQKAVEKIKYIKGRYHDKSLSILVRDMAMANRYGYMTATVHRYLPGPYTVLVAKKPLVREWVSNNNLVGMRWPKFWFTEELMHNVIEPIITTSANLSGYPPAYSVYELLRQLGARAQMIDLIVDAGVLLRKPASTIIDLTSNKIMPR
- the glyA gene encoding serine hydroxymethyltransferase encodes the protein MIEKLIKQEARRQQNTLSLIASENYVPKEIREAVGSVLMNKYAEGYPGKRYYGGNETIDTIENEAIQAAKKLFGAEHANVQPYSGTPANLAVYAALLNPNDTLMSLSLPHGGHLSFGHKVSWVSKVYKVVQYGVDPKTGLLDYTEIRKLARIFKPKLIVCGATAYSRKIDFAKFAAIAKEVNAYFMADISHIAGLVATGEHQSPIKYCDVVTTTTHKTLRGPRGAIILCKKELAEEIDRAVFPGLQGGPHENTIAAMAICLQIAQAPAFKKYIQQVVKNAQALAAALQKEDVKICTGGTDTHLMLADLSSLKITGREAEQALEKCGIILNKNMIPGDPRKPLDPSGIRLGTPATTTRGMKEPEMKQLAKLIALVVKNPADKVVLKQVSGEIKKLCKKFPIK
- a CDS encoding DNA methyltransferase, yielding MTKYAFLFGNHPTLSLAELLSFLTNHKIIFGKYQLLNDILIIDIQRSPSNIAQLHHQLGGIIKVLLIKAEFRGKIFELEKILTPEKLIKEFFAQKDKKINFGISVYSEPDPTYAELNWLNNFAYNIKRKLKDTYSIRYVEDRSMRLSSVQVERNQLIDTGAEIALIRNNDTYLVGRTLSVQDYQAYSERDWDKPSPDAKSGMLPPKLAQMLLNLTRSNRTQTIYDPFCGSGVVLQEAALLGLDVYGSDISEDAVKNTINNLDWFLKLKKLPKINLQTHIKEADATHIKWERLNTTETAIITEPYLGPPLKRILFGRDAEQISRDLGQLYYQFFVNLKKNFSSIKRIGMVFPIFKTRDGLRYVEILDEITKLGYTPKQVLPLESIKKDPSVSKRGGFLYSRPDQLVLRELFVFEKK
- a CDS encoding glycosyltransferase; this encodes MEQTVKELAGLKVAIVHDFLTKAGGAEKVTQALCEIFPGAPIYTLLYNRRVDNLFPHKKIIVSYLQRWQQVLHIPEKFLFPFMAQAIESFDFTGYDLVISSNNSFAGGIITPPQTIHISYCHSPARYLWDAYHTYIAEQRLGRFGKWVLNNLLHNLRIWNKLSSGRVTKYVANSQYVKNRIEKYYRQPAAVIYPPIDVEAIQPKSGHADYFLIVSRLTAYKRNDLAIKAFNDLRLPLVIIGAGEDRVRLQKLASFNIDFMGWQSDANKIEYMKNCRALIFPGEEDFGMVPVEAMAAGKPVIAYRKGGTLESIVDGTTGLFFDQPTVPALIEAVRRFIATEDTFDAKIISAQAQKFSKDKFKAGMIKLIKEELKACGKL
- a CDS encoding PEGA domain-containing protein, translated to MRRNWSTIFSYASAVLVFFIAASWAILYATGYKIDWQDWSLKKIGFILIETYPKGASIKLAGKSIDKVTPTTIKRLLPKTYQIELTKDTYRPWTGDVVVESGLVAEQRNILLTLQDLPTTVLWEHPIDRLMANGDNSRLALVVKNELWLWDVKNKKDALILSPTLLSQQIKDRNITDITKGSLVPISFAPDNKTLLVQSRGARNYYWLSVDSDNGRITWLASGKNITNWKWINNTELGFLQNNQLNLIITSSKQIKTLATNIIDYGLIDGNLYAVNKNKAGKFTLVKVDRGGFIPSEEISELRPASNYYLGKIKNNWLVIATTGNLSTILLSDKSSDGLVWQTLADKVTGKVLWDDTYLIFAQDGKLTTLEWKDVTKPKIIADHFKGDLVHFSFDTILYWDIQKLHSIDLTGQNNYDLLSLSSADEFAIVEPQMSKWLLLDTKTRYLSEVTLREKQNSLINF
- a CDS encoding class D sortase, whose product is MPKTRHKSKFVRFLGEAIKFIGLFVFFFTISSLVVMGPTVYSKISYYFFSPSIQQKNSNLGLPVAAPDYKTIAPTIETQPKPAITENKVIIPKINVDAPIVFPATADNQVILEAIKNGVAHYPGTALPGKAGNVFITGHSSYYWWSGGQYNRVFTLLDKLTVNDLIYIHYGGNEYVYKVRDSIVVLPSQTEVLNPTATATLSLMTCTPVGTNLKRLIVRADLISAPPADTSKLSEFADIPKIPVFLPL